From the Lathyrus oleraceus cultivar Zhongwan6 chromosome 4, CAAS_Psat_ZW6_1.0, whole genome shotgun sequence genome, one window contains:
- the LOC127076172 gene encoding uncharacterized protein LOC127076172, which translates to MSLSQFCKIKHETLCVTVATTLKFVVSKYEWFYYGCTRCSSKTPNPEKAYECSCGQKVEQPIPRYKIEIYVSNGESKYRFVFWDSECAAILGMTAEFMHNSMVENGEDDPMVYPDELEMLLNKKMAFRVKVQPTFSQASVWKLCDDEAFVKEIENDYIVEDNQSKTEYAKLVPNKENLETSAQTLSASGENDPESIILMTPAKDVVIADKGEEVDFEASGATQLSGTKPSKKLKIEPSS; encoded by the exons atgtccttaagtcagttctgcaaaatcaaacat GAAACTTTATGTGTTACTGTAGCAACCACATTGAAATTTGTTGTCTCAAAGTATGAATGGTTTTATTATGGCTGCACAAGGTGTTCTTCGAAGACACCTAATCCTGAAAAAGCTTATGAATGTTCATGTGGGCAAAAAGTCGAACAGCCTATACCAAG gtacaagattgagatatatgttagcaatggtgaatcaaaatatcgatttgtattctgggattccgaatgtgctgctatacttggaatgactgctgaatttatgcataactctatggtggag aatggagaagatgatccaatggtttatcctgatgagcttgaaatgctgttgaataagaaaatggcttttagagttaaggtgcaaccaacgttttcccaagcgtctgtttggaagctttgtgatgatgaagcctttgttaaagagattgaaaatgactacatagtagaagac aatcagtctaaaactgaatatgcaaagttggtccctaacaaagaaaatttggaaacttccgca caaacattatctgcatctggtgaaaatgatccagaatcaatcattctaatgactccggctaaggatgttgtaattgctgacaagggtgaagaagttgattttgaagcgtctggcgctacgcaattatcaggcaccaaaccatccaagaaattaaagatagaaccatcttcttaa